In the genome of Longimicrobiaceae bacterium, the window TGAGCAACCTGCACGACGAGGTCCGCCGCCGGCGGACCTTTGCCATTATCAGCCACCCCGACGCGGGGAAGACCACGCTCACCGAGAAGCTGCTTCTCTACGGCGGGGCCATCCACCTGGCGGGGAGCGTAAAGGCACGCCGCACGGCCCGCCACGCCACCTCCGACTGGATGCAGATGGAGCAGGAGCGCGGCATCTCCGTGACCTCCAGCGTGCTCCAGTTCGAGTACCAGGGGCGCGCCATCAACCTGCTGGACACGCCTGGCCACCAGGACTTCTCCGAAGACACGTACCGCACCCTCATGGCCGCCGACAGCGCCGTGATGCTGCTCGACAACCGCAAGGGCGTCGAGGAGCAGACGCGCAAGCTGTTCGAGGTGTGCCGGCTGCGGAAGACGCCCGTGTTCACCTTCGTGAACAAGTGCGACCGGCCCGGCGCCGACCCGCTCCAGCTCCTGGACGACGTGGAGCGCGAGCTGGGCATGCGCTGCTACCCGGTCATGTGGCCCATCACGGCGGGCGACAAGTTCCTGGGCGTGTACGACCGCGCCGAGCGCCGCATCTACCTCTTCGACCGCGGCGAGGACCACGGGCAGACGCGCGCCGGCTCGCGCATCGGCAGCCTGGACGATCCGGGCGTGCGGGAGATGCTGGGCGAGCAGGCGCACGACCAGCTCATGAACGACATCGAGCTGCTGGACATGGCGGGCTCGGAGTTCAGCCGCGAGGAGTTCCTGGCGGGCGAGGTCTCTCCCACCTTCTTCGGCAGCGCGCTCACCAACTTCGGCGTGGAGCCCTTCCTCCAGACGTTCCTGGAGCTGGCCCCCTCGCCCACGCCGCGGCAGTCCAGCGAAGGCCTGGTGGAGCCCGAGGACCCGGCGTTCACGGGCTTCGTGTTCAAGATCCAGGCGAACATGGACCCCAAGCACCGCGACCGCATCGCCTTCGTGCGCGTGTGCTCCGGGCGTTTCGAGGCGAACATGCAGGTCAGGCACGTGCGCACAGGCAAGCCTCTCCGGCTGGCCGCGCCCACGCAGTTCCTGGCACGCGAGCGCACGCACATCGAAGAGGCGTGGGCGGGCGACGTGATCGGCATCCACGACCGCGGAAACCTGCGCATCGGCGACACGCTTTCGGCCAACGGGGAGCTGGAGTTCCAGGGGATCCCGCGGTTCTCGCCGGAGCACTTCGCCCGCATCTTCATCGCCGATCCCATGCGCCGCAAGCAGCTGGACGTGGGCCTCCAGCAGCTCTCGGAAGAGGGCGCGGCGCAGGTCTTCTACACCGAGTCGCTCACAGGCCCCTCGCCCATCGTGGGCGCCGTGGGCCGCCTCCAGTTCGACGTGCTGCTGCACCGGCTGGAGCACGAGTACGGCGTGCCGGCGCGCCTGGAGCCCATGTCGTTCCGCTTCGCGCGCTGGGTCGAGGGCCCCCTCGCCGAGGTGGAGCGCGTCGCCACCGGCGGCTACGGCCGCGCCCTCGTGTACGACTCCAAGCACAAGCCGCTGATCCTGTTCGACAGCGAGTGGACGATGAAGACCACCATCGACCGCGAGAAGGACCTCGCCTTCCACGACGTCGCCCCGTAGCCACCAGCCGCCCTTCATCGCCGCAGCGTAACGGGCGATGGGCGTCAGTGGATGAGCAGCGTTCGGTAGATGGACAGCGTTCGGTAGATGGAGAGCGTCCGGTGGATGGACGACGTTCGGCAGATGCGGGACGGCCCCATCGCCCGCCGCGCATCTGCCGACAGTCCCACAGCCCGGCGTCCACCGCCGATGTGCGGCATCGAAACGTACGGAATGACGAAGCAGCGCGTCCCCAGACCGGGGCGCGCTGCTTCGTTTATCTGCATCGTCCGCCCGCCGATCTTGCGGTGGCGGAGGTGACGCTACGGCGCGGTCACGGGCACTCGCAGAGGTCCTGGAAGCCGGTGGCGCACGTCTCGTAGC includes:
- a CDS encoding peptide chain release factor 3, with amino-acid sequence MSNLHDEVRRRRTFAIISHPDAGKTTLTEKLLLYGGAIHLAGSVKARRTARHATSDWMQMEQERGISVTSSVLQFEYQGRAINLLDTPGHQDFSEDTYRTLMAADSAVMLLDNRKGVEEQTRKLFEVCRLRKTPVFTFVNKCDRPGADPLQLLDDVERELGMRCYPVMWPITAGDKFLGVYDRAERRIYLFDRGEDHGQTRAGSRIGSLDDPGVREMLGEQAHDQLMNDIELLDMAGSEFSREEFLAGEVSPTFFGSALTNFGVEPFLQTFLELAPSPTPRQSSEGLVEPEDPAFTGFVFKIQANMDPKHRDRIAFVRVCSGRFEANMQVRHVRTGKPLRLAAPTQFLARERTHIEEAWAGDVIGIHDRGNLRIGDTLSANGELEFQGIPRFSPEHFARIFIADPMRRKQLDVGLQQLSEEGAAQVFYTESLTGPSPIVGAVGRLQFDVLLHRLEHEYGVPARLEPMSFRFARWVEGPLAEVERVATGGYGRALVYDSKHKPLILFDSEWTMKTTIDREKDLAFHDVAP